One Pantoea trifolii DNA segment encodes these proteins:
- a CDS encoding DUF969 domain-containing protein, with protein sequence MDNVVNLWPLLGIAAIILGFVLRFNPVLVVIVAGFVTGLAAHLPLADILEKLGSGFLNTRNLPLILLLPLAVIGLLERHGLKERAQSWIAQIKTATAGRLLIVYLFVREATAALGLTSLGGHPQMVRPLLAPMAEGATENRYGDVPPDVRHRLRAMSAATDNIGLFFGEDIFVAFGAIIFMHNFMQESAGISTEPLHIALWGIPTALCAFLIHSARLVRLDRQLSRELGALNQQALNAKGGK encoded by the coding sequence ATGGATAACGTGGTAAACCTCTGGCCGCTGTTGGGTATCGCCGCCATCATTCTGGGTTTTGTGCTGCGCTTTAACCCGGTGCTGGTGGTAATTGTGGCGGGCTTCGTCACCGGGCTGGCGGCACATCTGCCGCTGGCAGACATTCTGGAAAAACTCGGCTCGGGCTTCCTCAATACGCGTAACCTGCCGCTGATTCTGCTGCTGCCGCTGGCGGTTATCGGCCTGCTGGAGCGTCATGGTCTGAAAGAGCGCGCGCAAAGCTGGATCGCGCAGATCAAAACCGCCACCGCAGGACGCTTACTGATCGTTTACCTGTTTGTGCGTGAAGCCACCGCCGCGCTGGGCTTAACCAGCCTCGGCGGCCATCCACAAATGGTGCGTCCGCTGCTGGCGCCAATGGCTGAAGGCGCTACCGAAAACCGCTACGGTGACGTCCCACCAGACGTGCGCCATCGTCTGCGCGCCATGTCTGCGGCGACCGATAACATCGGTCTGTTCTTCGGCGAGGATATCTTCGTTGCCTTTGGCGCGATTATCTTCATGCATAACTTTATGCAGGAATCTGCCGGTATCAGCACCGAACCGCTGCATATCGCGTTGTGGGGCATTCCGACCGCCCTTTGTGCTTTCCTCATTCACTCTGCTCGTCTGGTGCGCCTTGATCGCCAGCTGTCGCGTGAATTGGGCGCGTTGAACCAGCAGGCGCTGAACGCTAAAGGAGGGAAGTAA
- the ybfF gene encoding esterase produces the protein MILNARLQTEQSAPDATPILLIHGLFGSLDNLGVLARGVRDARPTLQVDVRNHGLSARSDEMNYHVMAQDIVETLDAHHIDRAGVIGHSMGGKIAMALSAIAPERIEKMVMIDIAPVDYQTRRHDEIFAAIRAVSAAGVTRRSEAAEVMRQHIDEEGVIQFILKSFAEGEWRFNVPVLWDNYSTISGWEEIPAWPHPALFIRGGDSPYLDNQHRDALLRQFPQAHAHVISGAGHWVHAEKPDAVLRAVRRFFNL, from the coding sequence ATGATTTTGAACGCCCGTCTGCAAACTGAACAATCTGCCCCCGACGCCACACCGATTCTATTGATCCATGGTCTTTTTGGCAGCCTTGATAACCTTGGCGTGCTGGCGCGTGGGGTGCGTGACGCACGTCCGACGCTGCAGGTTGATGTGCGCAACCACGGCTTGTCGGCACGCAGCGATGAGATGAATTATCACGTGATGGCGCAGGACATCGTCGAAACGCTGGATGCGCACCATATCGATCGCGCGGGTGTGATAGGACACTCGATGGGCGGCAAAATCGCCATGGCGCTCAGTGCCATCGCGCCGGAACGTATCGAAAAAATGGTGATGATCGATATCGCGCCCGTTGATTACCAAACGCGCCGCCATGACGAAATTTTTGCCGCTATTCGGGCCGTGAGCGCCGCGGGCGTCACGCGCCGCAGCGAAGCCGCTGAAGTAATGCGTCAGCATATTGATGAAGAAGGCGTGATCCAGTTCATCCTCAAATCTTTCGCAGAGGGCGAATGGCGCTTTAATGTGCCGGTGCTGTGGGATAACTACAGCACCATTTCCGGCTGGGAAGAGATTCCTGCGTGGCCGCATCCGGCACTGTTTATCCGCGGCGGCGACTCGCCTTATCTGGATAATCAGCATCGCGATGCGCTGCTGCGTCAGTTCCCGCAGGCGCATGCACATGTGATCAGCGGCGCTGGACATTGGGTGCACGCCGAGAAACCCGATGCGGTGTTACGCGCCGTTCGGCGTTTTTTTAACCTGTAA
- the pxpA gene encoding 5-oxoprolinase subunit PxpA encodes MKIDLNADLGEGSASDQELLTLVSSANIACGFHAGDAQTMLQSVRWAKASGVAIGAHPSFPDRKNFGRTAMQLPPETVYAQMIYQIGALKSIAESEGERVVHVKPHGMLYNQAAGDPQLADAIARAVKAVDAGLILVGLAGSASIAAAAHHGLRTREEVFADRGYLASGALVPRSQPHAMIEDADQALAQTLAMVQQRQVQSISGEWVKVNAETVCLHGDGAHALQFARTLRAAFATNQIAVTSA; translated from the coding sequence ATGAAGATTGATCTTAACGCCGATCTCGGCGAAGGCAGCGCCAGCGATCAGGAACTGCTGACGCTGGTGAGTTCAGCCAATATCGCCTGCGGCTTTCACGCCGGTGATGCGCAAACCATGCTGCAATCGGTGCGCTGGGCCAAAGCGTCTGGCGTGGCGATTGGTGCCCATCCAAGTTTCCCCGATCGGAAAAACTTTGGTCGTACCGCCATGCAGCTGCCGCCAGAAACCGTGTATGCGCAGATGATCTACCAGATTGGTGCGTTGAAAAGCATTGCGGAGAGCGAAGGCGAACGGGTGGTGCACGTCAAACCGCACGGCATGCTGTACAACCAGGCGGCGGGCGATCCGCAGTTGGCGGATGCCATTGCGCGCGCGGTGAAAGCCGTGGATGCCGGATTGATTCTGGTGGGATTGGCGGGCAGCGCGTCGATTGCGGCGGCGGCGCATCATGGTCTGCGCACCCGCGAAGAGGTGTTTGCCGATCGCGGCTATCTGGCGAGCGGGGCGCTAGTGCCACGCAGCCAGCCGCACGCGATGATTGAAGATGCCGACCAGGCGCTGGCGCAAACGCTGGCGATGGTACAGCAGCGTCAGGTGCAGAGCATCAGCGGAGAATGGGTCAAGGTTAACGCTGAAACCGTCTGTTTACATGGCGATGGCGCACATGCGCTGCAGTTTGCCCGCACGCTGCGCGCGGCGTTTGCGACCAATCAGATTGCGGTCACCAGCGCATAA
- the pxpC gene encoding 5-oxoprolinase subunit PxpC gives MLKILRAGMMTSLQDHGRTGFRQYGISVGGALDQPAMRTANMLVGNPEQSAVLEIVLGQFKAQFTRDGWFALAGAGCNADLDGKPVWTGWRLPVKKGQVLTLATPTRGMRSYLAVNGGFAVPEMLGSVSTDLKAAFGGWQGRKLQDGDELPLGKPTRDFKDKAGVRQLLWGNRIRALAGPEYNEFSREAQQGFWRSPWKLSPQSNRMGYRLQGRQLHRDATRDLLSHGLVPGVVQVPPNGQPIVLMADAQTTGGYPRIACIIEADLYHLAQIRLGEPIHFIHCTLEDAIHAKQHQQRSFDQIAWGLAHED, from the coding sequence ATGTTAAAAATTCTCCGTGCGGGCATGATGACCTCGCTGCAAGACCACGGCCGCACCGGCTTCCGCCAATACGGTATCAGCGTAGGCGGCGCGCTCGATCAACCGGCAATGCGCACCGCCAACATGTTGGTGGGCAACCCCGAGCAGAGCGCGGTGCTGGAAATCGTGCTGGGACAATTTAAAGCGCAGTTTACCCGCGATGGCTGGTTTGCGTTGGCTGGCGCGGGCTGTAATGCCGATCTGGATGGCAAACCGGTCTGGACCGGCTGGCGTCTGCCGGTAAAAAAAGGGCAGGTGCTGACGCTGGCAACGCCAACGCGTGGTATGCGCAGTTATCTGGCGGTCAACGGTGGTTTTGCCGTACCAGAAATGCTTGGTTCGGTGAGTACCGATCTCAAGGCGGCGTTTGGTGGCTGGCAGGGACGTAAACTGCAGGATGGCGACGAACTGCCGCTGGGTAAACCGACGCGCGACTTCAAAGATAAAGCCGGCGTGCGGCAGCTGCTGTGGGGCAACCGCATCCGCGCCTTAGCGGGCCCGGAATATAATGAGTTCTCGCGTGAAGCGCAGCAGGGTTTTTGGCGCAGTCCGTGGAAGCTCAGTCCGCAAAGTAACCGCATGGGCTATCGCCTGCAGGGGCGTCAACTGCATCGCGATGCAACGCGCGATTTGCTGTCGCACGGTTTAGTGCCTGGCGTGGTGCAGGTGCCGCCTAATGGTCAGCCGATTGTGTTGATGGCGGACGCACAAACTACCGGCGGCTATCCGCGCATTGCCTGCATCATCGAAGCCGATCTCTATCATCTGGCGCAAATTCGCCTCGGCGAACCGATTCACTTTATCCACTGCACGCTGGAAGATGCGATTCACGCCAAACAGCATCAACAACGTTCCTTCGACCAAATAGCCTGGGGATTGGCACATGAAGATTGA
- the phrB gene encoding deoxyribodipyrimidine photo-lyase, translated as MTTHLVWLRNDLRINDNMALAAACRDSQANVIALFIATPQQWQQHHMAPKQAAFIQQNLLLLQASLAERGIPLHYHQCDDFAASIDYLVEFCQQQQVDALFYNYQYEINERERDVQAEKRLDAQSVICQGFDDSLLLPPGSVQTGSNTMFKVFTPFSRAFVRRLHQSLPECYHAPKARDGAPISIKKKIPAFDYPCEAFDETVFPAGEEAALKQLRHFAKQAVQDYPDQRDLPAIDGTSRLSAYLAIGVLSPRQCLHRVLKEHPDALNEGKAFTWLNELIWREFYRHLMVAFPALCKHQPFVDWTRNVDWQQNEAHLKAWQQGKTGYPIVDAAMRQLNTLGWMHNRLRMITASFLVKDLLIDWREGERYFMQQLIDGDLAANNGGWQWAASTGTDAAPYFRIFNPTTQGERFDKQGAFIREWLPELKEVPDSDIHQPQVWAQKNNKKLDYPAPIVEHKDARKKTLDAFERARSAA; from the coding sequence ATGACCACCCATTTAGTTTGGCTGCGTAACGATCTGCGCATCAATGACAACATGGCGCTGGCCGCTGCCTGCCGCGATAGCCAGGCCAACGTGATTGCGCTGTTTATCGCCACACCGCAGCAGTGGCAGCAGCACCACATGGCGCCAAAGCAGGCGGCGTTCATCCAGCAAAATCTCCTTTTGTTGCAGGCATCGCTGGCCGAACGCGGCATTCCTTTGCACTACCATCAGTGTGATGACTTTGCCGCTTCGATTGATTATCTGGTGGAATTTTGCCAGCAGCAGCAAGTTGATGCGCTGTTCTACAACTATCAGTACGAAATCAACGAACGAGAACGCGATGTGCAGGCGGAGAAACGTCTGGATGCGCAGAGCGTGATTTGTCAGGGATTCGACGACAGCCTGCTGTTGCCGCCGGGCAGCGTGCAAACCGGCAGCAACACCATGTTCAAGGTATTCACGCCGTTCAGCAGAGCTTTTGTTCGTCGCCTGCACCAAAGCTTGCCTGAGTGCTATCACGCGCCGAAAGCGCGTGACGGCGCGCCCATCAGCATCAAAAAGAAGATCCCCGCCTTTGATTATCCCTGTGAAGCTTTTGATGAAACCGTGTTTCCGGCGGGTGAAGAGGCCGCGTTAAAACAGCTGCGCCACTTCGCCAAACAGGCGGTGCAAGATTATCCAGATCAACGTGATTTGCCGGCCATTGACGGTACCAGCCGGTTATCGGCCTATCTGGCGATTGGCGTGTTGTCGCCGCGTCAGTGTCTGCATCGCGTATTAAAAGAGCATCCCGATGCGCTCAACGAAGGCAAGGCTTTTACCTGGCTGAACGAACTGATATGGCGCGAATTCTATCGTCATCTGATGGTGGCATTTCCCGCGCTGTGTAAGCATCAGCCGTTTGTCGACTGGACGCGCAACGTGGATTGGCAGCAAAACGAAGCACATCTCAAAGCCTGGCAACAGGGCAAAACCGGCTATCCGATTGTTGATGCGGCCATGCGTCAGCTCAACACGCTCGGCTGGATGCATAATCGCTTGCGCATGATTACCGCCAGTTTCCTGGTGAAGGACCTATTGATCGACTGGCGTGAAGGTGAGCGTTATTTCATGCAGCAACTGATCGATGGCGATCTGGCCGCCAACAACGGCGGCTGGCAGTGGGCCGCGTCAACCGGCACCGATGCCGCGCCCTATTTTCGTATCTTCAATCCCACTACGCAGGGAGAGCGCTTCGATAAACAGGGCGCGTTTATCCGTGAGTGGCTGCCGGAATTAAAGGAAGTGCCCGATAGCGATATCCATCAGCCGCAGGTGTGGGCGCAGAAAAATAACAAGAAACTCGATTATCCCGCGCCAATCGTGGAACATAAGGACGCACGTAAAAAGACACTAGACGCCTTTGAGCGCGCTCGCAGCGCGGCTTGA
- a CDS encoding type 2 GTP cyclohydrolase I, with product MNNVELEQIVNQQLNNSAFSDYAPNGLQVEGRAEVKNLITGVTACQALLDEAVKRNADAVLVHHGYFWKSEAPVIKGMKRQRLRTLLANDINLYGWHLPLDAHPELGNNAQLARLFDIEVKGEIQPLVPWGELAEPVSGAALAQKIAQRLGRTPLHCGDNAPALIKRVAWCSGGGQGFIDSAAAFGVDAFITGEVSEQTIHSAREQGLHFFAAGHHATERGGIKALGEWLAAHHGLNVTFIDIDNPA from the coding sequence ATGAATAATGTCGAGTTAGAACAGATCGTCAATCAGCAGCTGAATAACAGCGCCTTCAGCGACTATGCGCCGAACGGTTTGCAGGTGGAAGGGCGCGCCGAGGTGAAAAACCTCATCACCGGCGTCACCGCCTGCCAGGCGCTGCTGGATGAAGCGGTGAAGCGCAACGCTGATGCGGTGCTGGTGCATCACGGATACTTCTGGAAAAGCGAAGCGCCGGTGATTAAAGGCATGAAGCGCCAGCGTCTGCGTACGCTGTTAGCCAATGATATCAACCTGTATGGCTGGCATCTGCCGCTGGACGCGCACCCCGAGTTAGGTAATAACGCGCAGCTGGCGCGCCTGTTTGATATTGAAGTCAAAGGCGAGATTCAACCGCTGGTGCCGTGGGGCGAGCTGGCAGAACCAGTGAGTGGCGCGGCGCTGGCGCAGAAAATTGCCCAGCGATTAGGTCGCACACCGCTGCACTGCGGCGATAACGCGCCGGCATTGATCAAGCGCGTTGCCTGGTGCAGCGGCGGCGGTCAGGGTTTTATCGATAGCGCGGCAGCCTTTGGCGTTGATGCCTTTATTACCGGTGAAGTTTCTGAGCAAACCATCCACAGCGCGCGCGAACAAGGTTTGCACTTCTTTGCCGCTGGTCACCACGCGACCGAACGTGGCGGCATCAAGGCGCTGGGCGAATGGTTAGCCGCCCATCATGGCCTTAATGTGACCTTTATCGACATCGATAATCCTGCCTGA
- the pgm gene encoding phosphoglucomutase (alpha-D-glucose-1,6-bisphosphate-dependent), with the protein MANHPRAGQPAQQSDLINVAQLTSQYYVLKPDVANPDHAVKFGTSGHRGSAGRQSFNEQHILAIAQAIAEERKKNGITGPCYVGKDTHALSEPAILSVLEVLAANGVDVIVQQDNGYTPTPAISNAILEHNKRGGAQADGIVITPSHNPPEDGGIKYNPPNGGPADTNVTKVVEDRANQLIKGELKDVKRLPLDQAWASGHIVEQDLIQPYVEGLAQVIDFAAIQKAGLKIGVDPLGGSGIAYWQRIAEHYKLDLTIVNDAIDQTFRFMHLDKDGVVRMDCSSECAMAGLLAYKDKFDLAFGNDPDYDRHGIVTPAGLMNPNHYLAVAINYLFQHRPQWGKEVAVGKTLVSSAMIDRVVNDIGRKLVEVPVGFKWFVDGLFDGSFGFGGEESAGASFLRFDGSAWSTDKDGIIMCLLAAEITAVTGKNPQQHYDELAERFGAPSYNRLQAPATSAQKAALSKLSPEMVSADTLAGDPITARLTAAPGNGASIGGLKVMTENGWFAARPSGTEDAYKIYCESFLGAEHRQQIEKEAVEIVSEVLKNA; encoded by the coding sequence ATGGCCAATCACCCCCGTGCCGGGCAGCCTGCCCAGCAGAGCGATTTGATTAACGTTGCACAATTAACCTCGCAGTATTACGTCCTGAAGCCCGATGTGGCGAATCCGGATCATGCGGTGAAATTTGGCACTTCAGGCCACCGCGGCAGCGCGGGACGCCAAAGCTTCAACGAACAGCACATTTTGGCGATCGCGCAGGCGATTGCTGAAGAGCGCAAAAAGAATGGCATCACCGGTCCATGCTACGTCGGTAAAGACACGCATGCGCTGTCTGAGCCGGCGATTCTGTCGGTGCTGGAAGTGCTGGCCGCTAACGGCGTGGACGTGATTGTGCAGCAGGACAACGGCTATACGCCAACGCCTGCTATCTCTAATGCGATTCTTGAGCACAACAAACGCGGCGGCGCGCAGGCGGACGGCATTGTTATCACGCCTTCGCACAACCCACCGGAAGATGGCGGTATCAAATATAATCCGCCAAACGGTGGCCCGGCTGATACCAACGTCACCAAAGTGGTGGAAGATCGCGCTAACCAGCTGATCAAAGGCGAGCTGAAAGACGTGAAACGTCTGCCGCTGGATCAGGCATGGGCGAGCGGTCACATCGTTGAGCAGGATCTGATCCAGCCGTATGTTGAAGGTCTGGCGCAGGTGATTGACTTCGCCGCCATCCAGAAAGCCGGCCTGAAAATTGGCGTCGATCCATTAGGCGGCTCCGGTATTGCTTACTGGCAGCGCATTGCTGAGCACTACAAGCTGGATCTGACCATCGTTAACGATGCGATCGACCAGACTTTCCGCTTCATGCATCTGGATAAAGATGGTGTGGTGCGTATGGACTGCTCATCTGAATGCGCGATGGCCGGCTTGCTGGCATACAAAGACAAATTCGACCTGGCCTTTGGTAACGATCCCGATTACGACCGCCATGGCATCGTCACGCCTGCGGGTCTGATGAATCCGAACCACTATCTGGCGGTGGCGATCAACTACCTGTTCCAGCATCGTCCACAGTGGGGCAAAGAGGTTGCTGTTGGTAAAACTCTGGTTTCCAGCGCAATGATCGACCGCGTCGTCAACGACATTGGCCGCAAGCTGGTAGAAGTACCGGTTGGGTTCAAATGGTTCGTTGATGGTCTGTTCGATGGCAGCTTCGGTTTCGGCGGTGAAGAGAGCGCGGGCGCATCCTTCCTGCGTTTCGATGGCTCAGCCTGGTCAACCGATAAAGACGGCATCATTATGTGTCTGCTGGCCGCTGAAATCACCGCGGTCACCGGCAAGAACCCGCAGCAGCATTATGACGAGCTGGCAGAGCGCTTTGGTGCGCCAAGCTATAACCGTCTGCAGGCTCCGGCGACTTCGGCACAGAAAGCGGCGCTGTCTAAGCTGTCACCAGAAATGGTGAGCGCTGATACGCTGGCGGGTGATCCGATCACCGCACGCCTGACTGCCGCGCCGGGTAACGGTGCGTCAATCGGTGGTCTGAAAGTGATGACTGAAAACGGCTGGTTTGCCGCGCGTCCATCAGGTACAGAAGACGCTTACAAAATCTACTGCGAAAGCTTCCTGGGTGCTGAACATCGTCAGCAAATCGAGAAAGAAGCGGTTGAGATTGTTAGCGAAGTACTGAAAAACGCCTGA
- the kdpE gene encoding two-component system response regulator KdpE — translation MTTILIVEDEKEIRRFVRLALESEGLKIVEAEQLQRGLIEAATRKPDLVILDLGLPDGDGNDFIREVRQWSSMPVIVLSARSDEQDKIDALDAGADDYLTKPFGIGELLARVRVALRRHQSSQPEPIVTFGEVSVDLAARRVLRNQHEVHLTPTEFRLLSLLLNNAGKVLTQRQLLNQVWGPNAVEHSHYLRIYMGHLRQKLEANPTQPSHLLTETGIGYRFMP, via the coding sequence GTGACGACCATCTTGATAGTGGAAGATGAAAAAGAGATTCGCCGTTTCGTGCGCCTGGCGCTGGAGAGCGAAGGCCTGAAAATTGTGGAAGCGGAGCAACTGCAGCGCGGCCTGATTGAAGCGGCAACGCGTAAGCCCGATCTGGTGATCCTCGATCTCGGCTTGCCGGATGGTGATGGCAATGACTTTATCCGTGAAGTGCGCCAGTGGAGCAGCATGCCGGTGATTGTGCTGTCTGCGCGTAGCGATGAGCAGGATAAGATTGATGCGCTGGATGCCGGTGCGGATGATTACCTCACCAAGCCGTTTGGCATTGGTGAACTGCTGGCGCGTGTGCGTGTGGCGCTGCGTCGCCATCAAAGCAGCCAGCCTGAACCGATTGTAACATTTGGCGAAGTGAGCGTCGATTTGGCGGCGCGCCGCGTGCTGCGCAACCAACATGAAGTGCATTTGACGCCGACCGAATTTCGTCTGCTGAGCTTACTGCTGAATAATGCCGGAAAAGTGCTGACTCAGCGTCAATTGCTGAATCAGGTTTGGGGCCCGAATGCGGTGGAGCACAGCCACTATTTGCGCATCTATATGGGCCACTTGCGGCAGAAGCTGGAAGCGAATCCCACCCAGCCCAGCCATTTGCTGACCGAAACCGGTATCGGCTACCGATTTATGCCATAA
- the pxpB gene encoding 5-oxoprolinase subunit PxpB, with amino-acid sequence MQRARCYLLGERAVVLELEPPVSLTSQQRIWGLCQRLQQHEQVEEVIPGMNNLTLLLRDPQLNALDAIERLQRWWEESEAQLPESRRVEIPVVYGGAGGPDLQVVADRANMTPKQAVELHSSIDYVVYFIGFQPGFPYLGGLDERLHTPRRAEPRVIVPSGSVGIGGSQTGIYPLAAPGGWQLIGHTPLSLFDPLQHPPTLLRPGDSVRFVPQQEGVC; translated from the coding sequence TTGCAACGAGCACGTTGTTATCTGCTAGGTGAGCGCGCGGTGGTGCTGGAACTGGAACCGCCGGTTTCGTTGACCAGCCAGCAGCGCATCTGGGGATTGTGTCAGCGACTGCAGCAGCACGAGCAGGTAGAGGAAGTGATTCCTGGAATGAACAACCTGACGTTGCTGCTGCGCGATCCGCAACTCAATGCATTGGACGCCATTGAGCGTTTACAGCGCTGGTGGGAAGAGAGCGAAGCGCAGCTGCCGGAATCGCGCCGCGTTGAAATCCCGGTGGTGTACGGCGGCGCAGGCGGGCCCGATCTGCAGGTGGTGGCGGATCGCGCCAACATGACGCCAAAGCAAGCGGTAGAACTGCACAGCAGCATCGATTACGTGGTCTATTTCATTGGCTTCCAGCCGGGTTTCCCCTATCTCGGCGGCCTGGATGAGCGTTTACACACGCCGCGCCGCGCGGAACCGCGCGTGATTGTGCCAAGCGGCTCAGTGGGCATCGGCGGCAGCCAAACCGGCATCTATCCTTTAGCCGCGCCTGGCGGTTGGCAACTGATTGGTCACACACCGCTTAGCCTGTTCGATCCACTTCAGCATCCACCGACACTGTTACGCCCCGGCGATAGCGTGCGCTTTGTGCCGCAGCAGGAGGGCGTATGTTAA
- the seqA gene encoding replication initiation negative regulator SeqA, producing MKTIEVDEELYRYIASHTQHIGESASDILRRMLKFTAGQGAPAAPAAGVSVKEAQPASREARPQDRVRAVRELLLSDEYAEQNKAVNRFMLVLSTLYRLDPAAFAEATASLQGRTRVYFAGDEHTLLQNGTHTKPKHVPGTPYWVITNTNTGRKCSMVEHIMLAMQFPQELTEKVRGTI from the coding sequence ATGAAAACGATTGAAGTTGACGAAGAACTCTACCGTTATATTGCCAGCCACACGCAGCACATTGGTGAAAGCGCCTCTGATATTTTGCGCCGCATGTTGAAGTTCACCGCTGGACAGGGCGCACCTGCTGCGCCTGCCGCTGGTGTATCAGTGAAAGAAGCGCAACCTGCCAGCCGCGAAGCGCGTCCTCAGGATCGCGTCCGTGCGGTACGTGAGCTGCTGCTCTCCGATGAATATGCCGAGCAGAATAAGGCGGTTAACCGCTTCATGTTGGTACTGTCAACGCTCTATCGTCTTGATCCGGCGGCGTTTGCTGAAGCGACTGCCTCGCTGCAGGGCCGTACCCGCGTCTACTTTGCGGGCGACGAGCACACGCTGCTGCAAAATGGCACCCATACCAAGCCGAAGCACGTTCCCGGCACGCCGTACTGGGTGATCACGAATACCAATACAGGTCGCAAATGCAGCATGGTGGAACACATCATGCTGGCTATGCAGTTCCCACAGGAACTGACAGAGAAAGTTCGCGGCACCATTTAA
- a CDS encoding YbgA family protein has protein sequence MSEKIPVGISACLLGDNVRFDGGHKRFAFATDELVPFVRFEPVCPEMAIGLPTPRPALRLVKESDENIHLCFSKEGGEEVTEQMQRWSAERVKSLHHLCGYILCAKSPSCGLERVRVYEPETNNNRKAGTGMFTTFLQKEMPWLPLEEDGRLHDDAIRENFIGRVYALHEFNEMWRSGLSRHKLMAFHSRYKLLLLSHAQDEYREMGRFVAAMDQWDSLQDYAFEYRNRLMHLMSHQASRRNHTNVLMHVQGYFRPQLSSPQRQELAQLIDRYRQGVQPLLAPITMLKHYMAEYPHPWLAQQRYFDPYPEALRLRYGQ, from the coding sequence ATGAGCGAGAAAATTCCTGTTGGTATCAGCGCTTGCCTGCTCGGAGATAATGTCCGATTTGATGGCGGCCACAAACGTTTTGCCTTCGCCACGGACGAACTCGTGCCATTTGTGCGCTTTGAACCTGTATGTCCCGAAATGGCGATTGGCTTACCGACGCCCCGTCCGGCTTTGCGGCTGGTAAAAGAGAGCGATGAAAATATCCATCTCTGTTTCAGTAAAGAGGGCGGCGAAGAGGTGACAGAACAGATGCAGCGCTGGTCTGCTGAGCGGGTGAAGTCGCTGCATCATCTGTGCGGCTACATTCTGTGTGCCAAATCGCCAAGCTGTGGATTGGAACGCGTCCGCGTTTACGAGCCTGAAACCAACAACAACCGTAAAGCAGGCACCGGCATGTTTACTACATTTCTGCAGAAAGAGATGCCGTGGCTGCCGCTGGAAGAGGATGGTCGTCTGCACGATGACGCTATCCGTGAAAACTTTATTGGCCGCGTTTACGCGCTGCATGAATTCAACGAAATGTGGCGCAGCGGATTATCTCGCCACAAGCTGATGGCCTTTCACAGTCGCTACAAACTGCTGCTGCTTTCTCACGCGCAGGATGAGTATCGCGAAATGGGGCGGTTTGTCGCGGCGATGGATCAGTGGGATTCGCTGCAGGATTACGCCTTTGAGTACCGCAATCGCCTGATGCACCTGATGTCACATCAGGCATCGCGACGTAATCACACCAACGTGCTGATGCATGTACAAGGCTACTTCCGTCCGCAACTGAGTTCGCCGCAGCGGCAGGAGCTGGCGCAACTGATTGATCGTTATCGTCAGGGCGTACAGCCGCTGTTAGCACCGATCACCATGCTGAAACACTACATGGCGGAATACCCGCATCCGTGGCTGGCACAGCAGCGCTACTTTGATCCTTATCCGGAAGCGCTGCGTTTGCGCTACGGCCAATAA
- a CDS encoding YbfA family protein, whose product MDRSYPLYKIVLRRVLVVAIGLLALPVMLFRSDRARLYSYLHRMWCKTSTKPVWLAQSEAAAGIHW is encoded by the coding sequence ATGGATCGATCATATCCACTGTATAAAATCGTACTGCGCCGCGTGCTGGTGGTAGCAATCGGTTTGCTGGCGCTGCCAGTGATGTTATTCCGCTCGGATCGCGCGCGTTTGTACAGTTACCTGCATCGTATGTGGTGCAAAACCAGCACTAAACCGGTTTGGCTGGCGCAGTCGGAAGCGGCTGCCGGCATTCACTGGTAA